The Anopheles gambiae chromosome 2, idAnoGambNW_F1_1, whole genome shotgun sequence genomic sequence caagggaggagggggggggggggggcactaAATCCCCACCAAGAGGATGTAGGGGTGGCAGGGCAACGATGGTAAGACAATCCGCTGCTTAAAGACGACGTGTTGGACGCATGAAAGAGGATAGTTGTGCTCGAGTGCGCCATTTTGTCATCGCAAAAGTAATGCTAGTTCGTGGTACTAGTCGCCATTGCGCGACCATGCGACAGACAGGCCGTGTCGTCGTGGGTTTGCGCTTCGGTGTCCGATTCGAAAGATTCTTCCTCGATGATTAGAACACAATAGTACAAGTAGCAGACGCAGCAATGCGTTCGATTCGAGATTTGTGCTAGtgacgagtgtgtgtgtgtgtgtgtgtgcatgtttccCCCCTCTTTTGCGATGTTATCCAGCGACAGATGTGTCCCGAATTTGGGATTTGTGTTGCATCCAACAGCAGGTGCTGCTTTTACCGTGCGTCATGTACACGCTTGTAGGTTACTAAACAGTGCAGTGTTGTTCATTATCCTTCCCCctttgaagcaaaacacatGCAATCGTTCGTGGTGCAATCgccaaaagcaaaacagataATTTATGCATGCGGCAAACATCGAAAGATCGCGAGTGAGAACAAGCCCTGCCCGATGGCTGGACGAGTGCTTTGCGACTGATACACGGCGTTCTTCATCAACCGAGCACGGCACGCAACGCATCACCCAGAAGCGCGTCAAAAATTATTGTGCAAAATTAGCTCCAAATTGCGGGCCTATCCCGTAACGGTCAATCAGTTACCGTTACATCCGATCCGACAGTGACAGTGGTGTGGTGGGCCCGTGCTGGACTTGGTGTGCATCGCAGTGCTGGGTGTTgcagtggtggcggtggcagtgGCAACAACGACTGGAGCAGCAGTGAACATGATAAGACAAAAGTCGGAAGACTGGGATGGCCCAGGGCCGAGTGGGAATGGTGGCGGCGGTGAGGGTCTCACATCGCCTGGGATGAAGCGCAAGAACGAGTCCACCTTTCGCCAGCTACAGAACGACGTGATGGGTAAGGCTCGCTCGACATTAAGCACTCTCGGCGACGTGTGGAAGACGAGCAAAAACACGCTGTCCGGCAGTGGAGGAGCAGCAtccagcggtggtggtggtggtggacaaATGCTGGAACAGTACCACGACACTGGTGGTGGGGATGGTGGCTATGATGGAGGCGGTGGGGATATGCAAGGCGGAGTCGAGGCACAGTTCTCCACGCCTCCCCGAAGTCCCAAATCGGCAAAAGACAAAAGCTCGCTTGACTTCTTCCTGTGGCCGAAGGGTAAAAGCAAAGATGGATCGTCCAAGAGCAGCCAGAAGAAGGATAAATCGTCCAAAAATCAACCGCCAACGCCGGGGTACGGTGGTGGCGGAGAGTACGAACCATCGAGCAGTTCGAAAGCGCGAGGCACCAAAGAACCGTCGGGGACGGGAACGATTCGCAAGCCGGGCCCGGGGCCAGGTTCTGGCCAGGCACGGGGAGGACCACCgaaccaccatcagcagcagcaacagcccgTCACTTCCAGCACCCAACATTACCAACACTCGTCTAGGGCGATGAAGTATCGCTACGACTATCCCGACAGTGCCGACCAAGACTTTCGGCAGCGATCGCTAGATGAAACGAGCGAGTACAGTCGATCGATGGAGGACAACATGACGTATGTGGGTCGTGACGAACAGCAGGGAGGGGGCTCCGATCGGTACGGCGATTACTACTCCTCCGACAGTAAGGGACGACCAAAGTCTTACAACGAAAAGTACTCGTCGCAGTACTACGACTATTCTCCAGGCTACGATCACCACCATCAATCTTCCTCACGATCACACCAACGATCTCATCAGCGGAACGAGCGGTTCGAGTACGACGACCAGGACGACCAAGACGATCTCGGTATGCCCGGACAGGGAGCGAACGTCAGCTCTACCAACGCTAGTCAATCGAACTTACGCAAATCTACCGGTGCCGGGGGAACGGGTGGGTCCTCTAACACGTCCTCCAATGCCGCCGCTTCCCCGCCCGTCCAGAAGCACATCCTATTCAACGAAGAAAACGACATCCTTTACTTCAAAGAGAACCAGCGTCCGTCCAAAACAAAGTCCCTGAACGATCATCAAAGCCGTGGGGTggataagcagcagcagcatcagcattcGGGCACGCGTGGACCCTCCAAGTCGGCGTCATATCCCAAAGATggacatcaccatcatcatcatcagcaacagcagcagcagcaacaacagcaactatCACCGAATCAATCTCTCCAGCAAGCTCCCTCTGCCCTGCGTAAAGTGTCCCGCGACGaacgacaacaacagcagcagcagcagcagcaacaacaacaagctccTCAACAGCGATCAGCACCGACAACTCCCTCTTCCAACAACGAACCTAACATCATACGAGCGACGCTCAAGCTGGAAAAGCTTTCCAGCACTGGCGCACCGCTTGGAAGTtccgaacagcagcagcagcagcaaacggatTCACCAAAGCCTAAGGGAATTCAGAAGCAGTTCAGCACGATTGTTAACATGCCCCGGGGTATGAGCAATACTTTGCCACGTGGTGGCGGTGCCCTCGAGTACGGACAGTCCAAGCCGGACAGTCGCACCGGTACAATCCCGGAGGAGCCGTCGatcggcggcggtggtggtggtggtgatggtgaaaaGCGCACCACCGGACGGAAGATTTGCTTCCAGGATGAGCCGGTGAATGCGTCCGACCGGGTCAAGTGTCAAACGTTGCCCCGCAGTGCGGTCCGCAGCTCCGTACGGTCGTCGACGATCAAGTCCACCACCGAACCGAACATCGATCCCAGTGTGAACGAGTACTTGGACACGGATATGACTTTACCGCGCAGCGGGAGTCTTGATTCGGACCTAGAGGTAACATTGTTTGCGCGTTGTTGTGTTCCACGTCCACGAATATTGTTGTTTACGTGTAAATGACTTCAGAACCCATGTCTAATTGCCTTTCCCCTCTCTTCTCTACTATCTCCACAGTCACAAGCCATGCGGATTGTTCGAACCGTTGGCCAAGCATTCGAAGTGTGCCACAAGCTGACCATACAGGACAGCGGAGACAACCTCGGCGACGATCACTCGGAGCTGTGCGATGTCTCGGAACAGGATCGGTGCTCGGATCGTATCAGCGAAGAcgacgaaatcaaaaaagGTAAGGAATTCTGTTGAAAGCGCTCCGCCCTCAGAGAATGGGTAAATGATTTCCCTCCGAAAACCGTTCCTGGAAGATATCAAAAATTGGATATTGCCAGAACccaaattcaatatttatcTACCATTATTCGGGAAAGTCGAAACCAGATTGTGCCAATATCCGGCCAAACCATTGAAGTCGGTCCAACGGGCTCGGGCTCGATTCGCT encodes the following:
- the LOC1269602 gene encoding neurogenic protein mastermind isoform X2; the encoded protein is MIRQKSEDWDGPGPSGNGGGGEGLTSPGMKRKNESTFRQLQNDVMGKARSTLSTLGDVWKTSKNTLSGSGGAASSGGGGGGQMLEQYHDTGGGDGGYDGGGGDMQGGVEAQFSTPPRSPKSAKDKSSLDFFLWPKGKSKDGSSKSSQKKDKSSKNQPPTPGYGGGGEYEPSSSSKARGTKEPSGTGTIRKPGPGPGSGQARGGPPNHHQQQQQPVTSSTQHYQHSSRAMKYRYDYPDSADQDFRQRSLDETSEYSRSMEDNMTYVGRDEQQGGGSDRYGDYYSSDSKGRPKSYNEKYSSQYYDYSPGYDHHHQSSSRSHQRSHQRNERFEYDDQDDQDDLGMPGQGANVSSTNASQSNLRKSTGAGGTGGSSNTSSNAAASPPVQKHILFNEENDILYFKENQRPSKTKSLNDHQSRGVDKQQQHQHSGTRGPSKSASYPKDGHHHHHHQQQQQQQQQQLSPNQSLQQAPSALRKVSRDERQQQQQQQQQQQQAPQQRSAPTTPSSNNEPNIIRATLKLEKLSSTGAPLGSSEQQQQQQTDSPKPKGIQKQFSTIVNMPRGMSNTLPRGGGALEYGQSKPDSRTGTIPEEPSIGGGGGGGDGEKRTTGRKICFQDEPVNASDRVKCQTLPRSAVRSSVRSSTIKSTTEPNIDPSVNEYLDTDMTLPRSGSLDSDLESQAMRIVRTVGQAFEVCHKLTIQDSGDNLGDDHSELCDVSEQDRCSDRISEDDEIKKDPAIAAHHSDSPRLTRPDHLELALLQAPASPSSPAATSSTSLQRSSTAQEKEPPEVGSSSLAKSSPLSASREMTNLRDQLDQQQQQTRQVLAQLMLVREQLISETNARMEAQARIQQLLQQNRELLEHIASLGGYHEPDRPGLSATAIGIAPQLSSTAKVARWFHTLQWTNQTQSLSRPESGFVSGDSRSERNQKSDVDMVDLLAKEHSAGAGVDLCDEYLLVEGTSNLWSKLSVKKRKKLLGLKLGKVTTF
- the LOC1269602 gene encoding AF4/FMR2 family member lilli isoform X1, with protein sequence MIRQKSEDWDGPGPSGNGGGGEGLTSPGMKRKNESTFRQLQNDVMGKARSTLSTLGDVWKTSKNTLSGSGGAASSGGGGGGQMLEQYHDTGGGDGGYDGGGGDMQGGVEAQFSTPPRSPKSAKDKSSLDFFLWPKGKSKDGSSKSSQKKDKSSKNQPPTPGYGGGGEYEPSSSSKARGTKEPSGTGTIRKPGPGPGSGQARGGPPNHHQQQQQPVTSSTQHYQHSSRAMKYRYDYPDSADQDFRQRSLDETSEYSRSMEDNMTYVGRDEQQGGGSDRYGDYYSSDSKGRPKSYNEKYSSQYYDYSPGYDHHHQSSSRSHQRSHQRNERFEYDDQDDQDDLGMPGQGANVSSTNASQSNLRKSTGAGGTGGSSNTSSNAAASPPVQKHILFNEENDILYFKENQRPSKTKSLNDHQSRGVDKQQQHQHSGTRGPSKSASYPKDGHHHHHHQQQQQQQQQQLSPNQSLQQAPSALRKVSRDERQQQQQQQQQQQQAPQQRSAPTTPSSNNEPNIIRATLKLEKLSSTGAPLGSSEQQQQQQTDSPKPKGIQKQFSTIVNMPRGMSNTLPRGGGALEYGQSKPDSRTGTIPEEPSIGGGGGGGDGEKRTTGRKICFQDEPVNASDRVKCQTLPRSAVRSSVRSSTIKSTTEPNIDPSVNEYLDTDMTLPRSGSLDSDLESQAMRIVRTVGQAFEVCHKLTIQDSGDNLGDDHSELCDVSEQDRCSDRISEDDEIKKDPAIAAHHSDSPRLTRPDHLELALLQAPASPSSPAATSSTSLQRSSTAQEKEPPEVGSSSLAKSSPLSASREMTNLRDQLDQQQQQTRQVLAQLMLVREQLISETNARMEAQARIQQLLQQNRELLEHIASLGGYHEPDRPGLSATAIGIAPQFSFLQQQQQQQQQQQQQQQQQQQQQQQQLTELLNLGAAGLNFTPALQQLHKLQSLAGLVAPTAAPTSPLAAQQELYKLNQSLLTQLSGGTFPGAFYPGAIPTSIAPTQPQGVTAGGVAAGVPNFMFTNPSAAGFGTGLAGGSTSKPPSADSSSKNSPTATSSGSSRLIGGGAGFLTDTGQRSNRPSYASSTSTLFDELRLARSLEKGMESLRTDDDGTSPFIKPLSQVGTLTTIDPDGKVKVVVPINPNEQQTTSQSTQQQQHHHQQQHQQQLDIPAVGPSRKSASFSELPTSGGASGSSGTSGTASREGSARNVSILKDSTRSKTSIPSLVTLKVTDESGTTVTRKLPATPSFITRSTSEKVPNRSQIMSQVQRTQWARHTTK